A genomic segment from Alistipes senegalensis JC50 encodes:
- a CDS encoding LTA synthase family protein, with protein MKLRMQNPERPDLPNGRTARYERAATYLLLTLAFYITLTIVDEVWLIRHHHYFAIWARRAADAMLLALPVWFLHRKRWLFPWIVLVNLYLLSNVWYYRIYYSIMPLNSYLMVNNLRGLGPSICASMRASDLWIVLPSVCFAAGYSLFGRRIPGGGGKCRRAAGCAASLLLIVVTVIPPYFNDPNEFKHPWPWYRNEIMLGLHKYGLIGYWSYQIAYLHGCSSEEAEYAARFVEAAERRASREPLTEDHRKNLIVVLAESLGSWPIGLEIDGTEATPFMNSLARDTSVLYFPRVLPQVKDGRSSDAQLMLNTGLLPLESGAAASLYGCRNTYPSLPKALARRGYTSASLICDSRHYWNQEATTKSYGFDRYHYELSRGPMRRADEELYENGLEILKELPQPFYAQLVTMSGHGPYAKSDLESPLNNAKIPDDEAKYYLVATQYVDRCLGRFIDSLKTCGLYDRSIIVIMGDHDSITRNQYEGRKKRELSDRYIPLFILNAPLKAETGKVIAQIDIYPSLLDLMHAQDYDFHGLGESVFRRQSDCAADHSEGWVGGNRSDSVRQYRKELWRVSDILLRTDYFESRL; from the coding sequence ATGAAACTTCGCATGCAAAACCCCGAACGGCCGGACTTACCCAACGGCCGGACCGCCCGTTATGAAAGGGCAGCGACCTACCTGCTGCTGACGCTGGCCTTCTACATCACCCTGACGATCGTAGACGAGGTATGGCTCATCCGCCATCACCACTATTTCGCCATCTGGGCCCGGCGCGCCGCCGACGCCATGCTGCTGGCGCTTCCCGTCTGGTTCCTGCACCGGAAACGATGGCTGTTTCCCTGGATCGTGCTGGTCAACCTCTACCTGCTGTCGAACGTCTGGTATTACCGCATTTATTACAGCATCATGCCGCTGAACTCCTACCTGATGGTGAACAACCTCCGGGGGCTCGGTCCGAGCATCTGCGCCTCGATGCGGGCTTCGGACCTGTGGATCGTGCTTCCGTCCGTCTGTTTCGCCGCAGGATACTCCCTTTTCGGCCGCCGGATACCGGGAGGGGGGGGGAAATGCCGCCGTGCCGCGGGATGTGCCGCCAGCCTGCTGCTGATCGTCGTCACCGTCATCCCGCCGTACTTCAACGACCCCAATGAGTTCAAGCACCCCTGGCCCTGGTACCGGAATGAAATCATGCTGGGACTCCACAAATACGGTCTGATCGGCTATTGGTCCTATCAGATCGCCTATCTGCACGGCTGCTCGTCCGAGGAGGCCGAATATGCCGCCCGGTTCGTCGAAGCCGCAGAGCGGCGCGCCTCCCGGGAACCGCTCACGGAAGACCACCGCAAAAACCTGATCGTCGTGCTGGCCGAATCGTTGGGCAGTTGGCCGATCGGACTGGAAATCGACGGCACGGAAGCGACCCCGTTCATGAACTCGCTGGCCCGGGACACGAGCGTGCTCTACTTCCCACGGGTGCTGCCGCAGGTGAAGGACGGGCGGTCGTCCGACGCCCAACTGATGCTCAACACCGGACTGCTGCCGCTCGAAAGCGGGGCCGCAGCCAGTCTGTACGGCTGCCGGAACACCTATCCTTCGTTACCCAAAGCGCTGGCCCGGAGAGGGTATACCTCCGCATCGCTGATCTGCGATTCGCGCCACTATTGGAATCAGGAAGCCACCACGAAGAGTTACGGATTCGACAGATATCATTACGAACTGAGCCGCGGACCGATGCGCCGCGCCGATGAAGAGCTCTACGAAAACGGACTCGAAATTCTGAAGGAACTGCCGCAGCCGTTCTATGCCCAGCTGGTCACGATGTCGGGACACGGACCGTATGCGAAATCGGATCTCGAAAGCCCGCTGAACAATGCCAAAATCCCCGACGACGAAGCCAAATATTATCTGGTCGCCACACAATACGTGGACCGCTGCCTCGGCCGGTTCATCGACTCGCTCAAAACATGCGGGCTTTACGACAGGAGCATCATCGTCATCATGGGCGACCACGACTCCATCACCCGCAACCAATACGAAGGGCGCAAAAAACGGGAGCTGAGCGACCGCTACATCCCGCTCTTCATCCTCAATGCGCCGCTGAAAGCCGAAACGGGGAAGGTCATCGCACAGATCGACATCTATCCCAGCCTGCTGGACCTGATGCACGCACAGGATTACGATTTTCACGGATTGGGCGAAAGCGTCTTCCGCCGCCAGAGCGACTGTGCAGCCGACCACTCGGAAGGCTGGGTGGGCGGCAACCGCAGCGATTCGGTCCGGCAATACCGGAAAGAGCTGTGGCGGGTTTCGGACATCCTGCTGCGGACCGACTATTTCGAATCCCGGCTCTGA
- a CDS encoding peroxiredoxin, which yields MEKNEQQMPRLGEPVPAFEAMTTKGKISFPDDYKGKWVILFSHPADFTPICTTEILTFGARTAEFRALNCELVGLSVDSRNSHIAWLKTIREKIEYKGMKNVKVEFPIIDDVSMKVASLYGMIQPGESQTAAVRAVFFVDPKGVLRAMIYYPLALGRNFDEIRRVLVGLQTIDAFGIALPADWNPGDEVIVPMKGDDQEKIPEGAKCYDWFFCTKPLPKEEIEKKIGK from the coding sequence ATGGAAAAGAACGAACAGCAAATGCCGCGTCTGGGCGAACCCGTTCCGGCATTCGAGGCCATGACCACCAAGGGGAAGATCAGCTTCCCGGACGATTACAAGGGCAAATGGGTGATTCTGTTCAGCCACCCTGCCGACTTTACTCCGATCTGTACGACCGAGATACTGACGTTCGGAGCCCGTACCGCGGAGTTCCGGGCGCTGAACTGCGAATTGGTGGGCTTGTCCGTGGACAGCCGCAACAGCCATATCGCATGGCTGAAGACCATCCGTGAGAAGATCGAGTACAAGGGCATGAAGAACGTGAAGGTCGAGTTCCCGATCATCGACGACGTGTCGATGAAGGTGGCGTCGCTCTACGGCATGATCCAGCCCGGCGAGAGCCAGACGGCAGCCGTGCGGGCCGTTTTCTTCGTCGATCCGAAAGGCGTGCTGCGGGCGATGATCTATTATCCGCTGGCGCTGGGCCGCAATTTCGACGAGATCAGACGGGTGCTGGTCGGTTTGCAGACCATCGACGCTTTCGGCATCGCGCTGCCTGCCGACTGGAATCCGGGTGACGAGGTGATCGTGCCGATGAAGGGCGACGATCAGGAGAAGATTCCCGAAGGGGCCAAGTGCTACGACTGGTTCTTCTGCACCAAGCCGCTCCCGAAGGAGGAGATCGAGAAGAAGATCGGCAAATAG
- a CDS encoding 2-oxoacid:acceptor oxidoreductase family protein: MKETLIIAGFGGQGVLSMGKILAYSGVMQDFEVTWMPSYGPEMRGGTANVTVILSDRKISSPIAHEFDTAIILNQQSMEKFEPMVRPGGVLIYDTNGITRHPVRKDIEVYAIDATAECAKMGQAKLFNTMILGGYLKVRPVVEMENVMVGLKKSLPERAWKMLPANEEAIRHGGEIIRKVR; this comes from the coding sequence ATGAAAGAGACGTTGATAATTGCAGGATTCGGAGGACAGGGCGTCCTCTCGATGGGTAAGATTCTGGCTTACTCGGGTGTAATGCAGGATTTCGAGGTGACGTGGATGCCCTCCTACGGTCCCGAGATGCGCGGCGGTACGGCCAACGTGACGGTGATTCTCTCCGACCGGAAGATCTCCTCGCCCATCGCCCATGAATTCGATACGGCGATCATTCTGAACCAGCAGTCGATGGAGAAGTTCGAGCCGATGGTCCGGCCCGGCGGCGTGCTGATCTACGACACGAACGGCATCACGCGCCATCCGGTGCGCAAGGACATCGAGGTCTATGCGATCGACGCCACGGCCGAGTGTGCGAAGATGGGCCAGGCCAAGCTGTTCAACACGATGATCCTGGGCGGGTATCTGAAAGTGCGCCCCGTGGTCGAAATGGAGAATGTGATGGTCGGGTTGAAAAAGTCGCTCCCCGAACGTGCGTGGAAGATGCTCCCGGCCAACGAGGAGGCCATCCGCCACGGCGGCGAGATCATCCGCAAGGTGCGATGA
- a CDS encoding thiamine pyrophosphate-dependent enzyme, with protein sequence MAEVEIKKENLVYTKPALITDNVMHYCPGCSHGTVHKLVAEVIEEMGLAEKTVGISPVGCSVFAYNYIDIDWIEAAHGRALAVATAVKRLYPQNMVFTYQGDGDLSAIGTAESIHAAARGENIVAIYINNAIYGMTGGQMAPTTLLGMKTATTPYGRDPRLNGYPYKIAEMMAHLDGATYITRQSVHTAANVRKCKKAIRKAFENAMAGNGFSLVEVVSTCNSGWKLSPVASNQWLAENMLPFYPLGDIKDVKKE encoded by the coding sequence ATGGCAGAGGTTGAAATCAAAAAGGAGAATCTGGTTTATACGAAACCGGCGCTCATTACCGACAATGTCATGCACTACTGCCCCGGTTGCAGCCACGGCACGGTGCACAAACTCGTCGCCGAGGTCATCGAGGAGATGGGACTCGCGGAGAAGACCGTGGGCATTTCGCCCGTGGGCTGCTCGGTGTTCGCCTACAACTATATCGACATCGACTGGATCGAGGCGGCGCACGGACGCGCGCTGGCCGTTGCGACGGCCGTGAAGCGGCTCTACCCGCAGAATATGGTCTTCACCTATCAGGGCGACGGCGACCTGTCGGCCATCGGCACGGCGGAGTCGATCCATGCGGCGGCGCGCGGCGAGAACATCGTGGCCATCTACATCAACAATGCTATCTACGGCATGACCGGCGGCCAGATGGCCCCGACCACCCTGCTGGGCATGAAGACCGCGACGACCCCCTACGGACGTGATCCGCGGCTGAACGGCTACCCCTACAAGATCGCCGAGATGATGGCCCACCTCGACGGCGCCACTTACATCACACGCCAGAGCGTGCATACGGCGGCTAACGTGCGCAAATGCAAGAAGGCGATCCGCAAGGCGTTCGAAAATGCGATGGCTGGTAACGGCTTTTCGCTCGTGGAGGTCGTTTCGACCTGCAACAGCGGCTGGAAACTCTCGCCCGTGGCATCGAACCAGTGGCTCGCGGAGAACATGCTGCCCTTCTATCCGCTGGGCGACATCAAGGACGTTAAAAAGGAGTAA
- a CDS encoding 3-methyl-2-oxobutanoate dehydrogenase subunit VorB encodes MAEKEVKLMKGNEVIAHAAIRYGCDGYFGYPITPQSEVMETLMELKPWETTGMVVLQAESEISSINMVYGGASTGKRVMTSSSSPGISLMSEGLSYLAGAELPCLIVNCQRGGPGLGTIQPSQGDYFQACKGGGHGDFHLIVLAPNSVQEMHDHVAEAFDLAFKYRNPALILADGAIGQMMEKVVLAPQRPRRTDEELKAECGSWAAQGKPAGRPRNIVTSLELQSEKMEVINKRLQEKYKALEENEVRYEAIECDDADYVIVAFGSSARICSATVEMARAEGLKVGLLRPITLYPFPKKQIAELAARGVKGFLSAELNAGQMVEDVRLAVNGKAPVEHYGRQGGMMFNPDEVLDALKEKLIKK; translated from the coding sequence ATGGCAGAGAAGGAAGTGAAACTGATGAAAGGCAACGAGGTGATCGCCCATGCGGCGATCCGCTACGGTTGCGACGGATATTTCGGATACCCCATTACCCCGCAGTCGGAGGTGATGGAGACCCTGATGGAGCTCAAACCGTGGGAAACCACGGGGATGGTGGTGTTGCAGGCCGAGTCGGAGATCTCTTCGATCAACATGGTCTACGGCGGCGCCTCGACCGGAAAACGGGTGATGACTTCGTCGTCGAGCCCCGGCATCAGCCTGATGTCCGAGGGACTGAGCTATCTGGCCGGCGCCGAACTCCCCTGCCTGATCGTCAACTGCCAGCGCGGCGGTCCGGGTCTGGGTACGATCCAGCCTTCGCAGGGCGACTATTTCCAGGCTTGCAAGGGCGGCGGCCACGGCGATTTCCACCTGATCGTGCTGGCTCCGAACTCCGTGCAGGAGATGCACGACCACGTGGCCGAGGCTTTCGACCTGGCGTTCAAATACCGCAACCCGGCGCTGATTCTCGCCGACGGAGCCATCGGACAGATGATGGAGAAGGTCGTGCTGGCTCCCCAGCGTCCGCGCAGGACCGACGAGGAGCTGAAAGCCGAGTGCGGTTCGTGGGCCGCGCAGGGAAAACCCGCCGGTCGTCCGCGCAATATCGTGACCTCGCTCGAATTGCAGTCCGAGAAGATGGAGGTCATCAACAAACGGTTGCAGGAGAAATACAAGGCTCTGGAAGAGAACGAGGTGCGCTACGAAGCCATCGAGTGCGACGATGCCGACTACGTGATCGTGGCATTCGGTTCGTCGGCCCGCATCTGCTCGGCGACGGTCGAAATGGCTCGCGCCGAGGGTCTGAAAGTCGGCCTGCTACGCCCGATCACCCTCTACCCTTTCCCCAAGAAGCAGATCGCCGAACTGGCGGCCCGCGGTGTCAAGGGCTTCCTTTCCGCGGAGCTGAACGCCGGGCAGATGGTCGAGGACGTGCGGCTGGCCGTCAACGGCAAAGCTCCCGTCGAGCATTACGGGCGTCAGGGCGGCATGATGTTCAATCCCGACGAGGTGCTCGACGCGCTCAAGGAAAAACTGATTAAAAAGTAA
- a CDS encoding ferredoxin family protein: protein MAKIKGTIVVDKERCKGCGVCASACPCDVLALSAEVNSKGYPVAWMANPDACTGCASCAVICPDSVITVYRQKFE, encoded by the coding sequence ATGGCTAAAATTAAAGGAACAATCGTCGTCGATAAGGAGCGCTGCAAAGGGTGTGGGGTTTGCGCCTCGGCCTGTCCGTGCGACGTGCTCGCCCTGTCGGCAGAGGTGAACAGCAAGGGCTACCCGGTGGCGTGGATGGCGAATCCCGATGCCTGCACGGGTTGCGCTTCGTGTGCGGTGATCTGCCCCGACAGCGTCATCACGGTTTATCGTCAAAAATTCGAATAG
- a CDS encoding DUF1015 domain-containing protein has protein sequence MVRIKPFRAVRPPKEHAAEVASRPYDVLNSAEAKSEATERSLLHIIKPEIDFEPIADEHSEPVYEKAVENFRKWQSEGWLRQDPEEYYYIYAQTMEGRTQYGLAMCCHFEDYLSGAIKKHELTRPDKEEDRMIHVRNQQANIEPVFFAYPDNAEIDAIVADVVKNNAPEYDFTAADGFGHQLWVIRDRKTNDRITEIFAGIPALYVADGHHRTAAAARVGAECRAKNPNHSGCEEYCYFLAVTFPANQLRIIDYNRVVKDLNGLTPAELVEKLKESFTVEDKGAEEYRPSALHNFSMYLDGRWYSLTAKPGTYDDNDPIGVLDVTVLSNLVLDKILDIKDLRTSKRIDFVGGIRGLGELKRRVDSGEMKAAFALYPVSMQQLINIADTGNIMPPKTTWFEPKLRSGVVIHSFEDK, from the coding sequence ATGGTACGAATAAAACCTTTCCGTGCGGTCCGTCCGCCGAAAGAACATGCCGCCGAGGTGGCGTCGCGTCCCTACGACGTGCTGAATTCCGCCGAGGCGAAAAGCGAGGCGACGGAGCGTTCGCTGCTGCACATCATCAAGCCCGAGATTGATTTCGAGCCCATCGCCGACGAGCATTCCGAGCCGGTTTACGAAAAGGCGGTGGAGAATTTCCGCAAATGGCAGTCCGAGGGATGGCTCCGGCAGGACCCCGAGGAGTACTATTATATCTATGCGCAGACGATGGAGGGGCGCACGCAGTACGGACTGGCGATGTGCTGCCACTTCGAGGATTACCTCTCGGGAGCCATCAAGAAGCACGAGCTGACGCGCCCCGATAAGGAGGAGGACCGCATGATCCACGTCCGCAACCAGCAGGCCAACATCGAGCCGGTGTTCTTCGCCTACCCCGACAACGCCGAGATCGACGCCATCGTCGCCGACGTGGTGAAGAACAACGCTCCGGAGTACGATTTCACGGCCGCCGACGGCTTCGGGCACCAGCTGTGGGTGATCCGCGACCGGAAGACCAACGACCGCATCACGGAGATTTTCGCGGGTATTCCGGCGCTGTACGTCGCCGACGGGCACCACCGTACGGCTGCCGCCGCTCGCGTGGGTGCGGAGTGCCGCGCGAAGAATCCGAACCACTCGGGCTGCGAGGAGTACTGCTATTTCCTGGCCGTGACCTTCCCGGCCAACCAGCTGCGCATCATCGACTACAACCGCGTGGTGAAGGACCTGAACGGCCTGACGCCCGCCGAGCTCGTCGAAAAGCTGAAAGAGTCGTTCACGGTCGAGGATAAAGGCGCGGAGGAGTACCGCCCCTCGGCCCTGCACAATTTCTCGATGTACCTCGACGGCCGCTGGTACAGTCTGACGGCCAAGCCGGGGACCTACGACGACAACGATCCGATCGGCGTGCTGGATGTCACGGTGCTGTCGAACCTGGTGCTGGACAAGATTCTGGACATCAAGGATCTGCGCACCTCGAAGCGGATCGACTTCGTGGGCGGCATCCGCGGCCTCGGCGAGCTGAAACGGCGCGTGGACAGCGGGGAGATGAAAGCGGCGTTCGCCCTCTACCCCGTTTCGATGCAGCAGTTGATCAACATCGCCGACACGGGCAACATCATGCCTCCGAAGACGACGTGGTTCGAGCCCAAGCTCCGCTCGGGAGTGGTGATCCATTCGTTCGAAGATAAATAA
- a CDS encoding 3-phosphoglycerate dehydrogenase: MKILVATEKPFAKKAVDGIRGIVENAGYELALLEKYTDKSELLEAVADADALIVRSDKVTAEVIAAAKNLKIVVRAGAGYDNVDLAAASARGIVVMNTPGQNSNAVAELALAMMIYMSRNRFTPGTGSEIQGKTLGIHAYGNVGKLVGRKGKALGMNVVAYDPFIADEAVFEADGVKKVATVEELYKASDFLSLHIPATEQTKGSIGYDLLMSMPKGATLVNTARKEVIDEAGLVRALTEREDLKYITDIAAGNQAELDEKFGKRVFATAKKMGAETAEANINAGLAAASQIVDFLKNGNTRFQVNK, encoded by the coding sequence ATGAAAATACTGGTTGCAACGGAGAAGCCTTTTGCCAAAAAGGCCGTCGATGGAATCCGCGGGATCGTGGAGAATGCCGGCTATGAACTGGCGCTGCTCGAAAAATACACCGACAAGAGCGAGTTGCTGGAAGCCGTGGCCGATGCGGATGCACTCATCGTCCGCAGCGACAAGGTGACTGCCGAGGTCATCGCCGCGGCGAAAAACCTGAAAATCGTGGTCCGCGCCGGTGCGGGTTACGACAACGTGGACCTCGCAGCGGCTTCGGCGCGGGGCATCGTGGTGATGAACACCCCGGGGCAGAACTCCAACGCCGTGGCCGAATTGGCCTTGGCCATGATGATCTACATGTCGCGGAACCGCTTCACTCCGGGCACGGGTTCGGAGATTCAGGGCAAGACCCTCGGCATCCACGCTTACGGCAACGTCGGCAAGCTGGTGGGCCGCAAAGGAAAGGCGTTGGGCATGAATGTTGTCGCATACGATCCGTTCATCGCCGACGAGGCGGTTTTCGAGGCCGACGGCGTGAAGAAGGTGGCGACGGTCGAGGAGCTTTACAAGGCGTCCGACTTCCTCTCGCTGCACATCCCCGCCACGGAGCAGACCAAAGGCTCGATCGGCTATGACCTGCTGATGTCGATGCCCAAGGGGGCCACGCTGGTCAACACCGCCCGCAAGGAGGTGATCGACGAAGCCGGTCTGGTGCGTGCCCTGACCGAGCGCGAGGACCTGAAATACATCACCGACATCGCCGCCGGCAATCAGGCCGAGCTGGACGAGAAGTTCGGCAAGCGGGTTTTCGCCACGGCGAAGAAGATGGGCGCCGAGACCGCCGAGGCCAACATCAATGCCGGTCTGGCTGCTGCCAGCCAGATCGTGGACTTCCTGAAAAACGGCAACACCCGTTTCCAGGTCAACAAATAG
- the serC gene encoding 3-phosphoserine/phosphohydroxythreonine transaminase produces MKKHNFNAGPSILADEVIENAAKAILDFNGSGLSLLSISHRTKDFDAVMEEADQLFRELLHIPDNYKIIYLGGGASTYFYEIPANFLGKKAGYVNTGVWSKKAIKEAKRYGEVEVLASSEDRNFTYIPKGFAIPADLDYVHITSNNTIYGTEYHEDLASPVPLIADMSSDILSRPVDVSKYAMIYGGAQKNLAPAGVAFGIIREDMLDKIVRDLPTMVSFRTHVENNSMFNTPPVFPIYVLKETLKWLKSIGGVPEIYRRNKEKAALLYDEIDRNPLFRGTVVKEDRSLMNICFVMAEGYEGLADEFMTFAKERGMVGIKGHRLVGGFRASCYNALPKESVEALVACMQEFAQKHAK; encoded by the coding sequence ATGAAAAAGCACAATTTCAATGCGGGACCTTCCATCCTGGCGGACGAGGTCATCGAAAATGCGGCCAAGGCAATTCTCGACTTCAACGGATCGGGGCTTTCGCTGCTTTCGATCTCCCACCGGACGAAGGATTTCGACGCCGTGATGGAGGAGGCCGACCAGCTTTTCCGGGAGTTGCTCCATATTCCGGACAACTACAAGATCATCTATCTGGGCGGCGGTGCAAGTACCTATTTTTATGAAATCCCCGCGAACTTCCTGGGCAAGAAAGCCGGTTATGTGAATACGGGCGTGTGGTCGAAGAAGGCCATCAAGGAGGCCAAGCGTTACGGCGAGGTCGAGGTGCTGGCTTCGTCCGAGGACCGGAACTTCACCTACATCCCGAAGGGATTCGCCATTCCGGCCGACCTGGATTATGTGCATATCACCTCCAACAATACGATCTACGGTACGGAGTACCACGAGGACCTCGCGTCGCCCGTGCCCCTGATCGCCGACATGTCGTCGGACATCCTCTCCCGTCCGGTCGATGTTTCGAAATACGCCATGATCTACGGCGGCGCGCAGAAGAACCTGGCGCCTGCGGGCGTGGCTTTCGGCATCATCCGCGAGGACATGCTCGACAAGATCGTCCGCGACCTGCCGACGATGGTGTCGTTCCGCACCCATGTCGAGAACAACTCGATGTTCAACACGCCGCCCGTCTTCCCGATCTACGTTCTGAAGGAGACCCTGAAATGGCTCAAGTCGATCGGCGGCGTTCCCGAAATCTACCGCCGCAACAAGGAGAAAGCCGCCCTGCTCTACGACGAGATCGACCGCAACCCGCTGTTCCGCGGCACGGTCGTGAAGGAGGACCGCTCGCTGATGAATATCTGCTTCGTGATGGCTGAGGGTTACGAGGGTCTCGCCGACGAGTTTATGACCTTTGCCAAGGAGCGCGGCATGGTCGGCATCAAGGGGCACCGTCTGGTGGGCGGTTTCCGCGCGTCGTGCTACAACGCCCTTCCGAAGGAGAGCGTCGAGGCGCTGGTGGCCTGCATGCAGGAGTTCGCGCAGAAACACGCGAAATAG
- a CDS encoding YicC/YloC family endoribonuclease, with protein MTGFGKGEATLQNKRITVEIRSLNSKQLDLSLRLPAVYRQSEYELRNVIARTIQRGKVDVFVSVESQSVETSARINREVFREYLRQMNDTLAFAGIDADYDAILPVIMRLPDVVATESEAISEEEHAALIAAAEAAAAQLDAFRTQEGAILIADLLRRVELIERYRDEVVPFEKARTETIRTRILDNLAKLPVEVDRNRLEQEMIFYLEKLDITEEKVRLTNHCKYFREVAAGEEGAGRKLGFIAQEMGREINTMGSKANESNIQILVVKMKDELEKIKEQVLNIL; from the coding sequence ATGACCGGCTTCGGCAAGGGCGAAGCCACACTTCAAAATAAACGGATCACGGTCGAGATCCGTTCGCTCAACTCCAAGCAGCTGGACCTCTCGCTGCGGCTTCCGGCGGTCTACCGCCAGTCGGAATACGAACTCCGCAACGTCATCGCCCGCACGATCCAGCGGGGCAAGGTCGATGTCTTCGTCTCGGTCGAGTCGCAGTCCGTCGAAACCTCGGCCCGCATCAACCGCGAGGTGTTCCGCGAATACCTCCGGCAGATGAACGACACGCTCGCGTTCGCAGGCATCGACGCCGATTACGACGCCATCCTGCCGGTCATCATGCGCCTTCCGGACGTGGTAGCCACCGAATCCGAAGCCATTTCGGAGGAGGAGCACGCCGCGCTGATCGCCGCCGCGGAGGCCGCCGCCGCACAGCTCGACGCATTCCGCACACAGGAGGGAGCGATCCTGATCGCCGACCTGCTGCGCCGCGTGGAGCTGATCGAGCGGTACCGCGACGAAGTGGTGCCGTTCGAAAAGGCCCGCACGGAGACCATCCGGACGCGCATCCTCGACAATCTGGCGAAACTCCCCGTCGAAGTGGACCGCAACCGGCTGGAGCAGGAGATGATCTTCTACCTCGAAAAACTCGACATCACCGAAGAGAAGGTGCGCCTGACGAACCACTGCAAATATTTCCGCGAAGTGGCCGCAGGGGAGGAGGGCGCAGGCCGCAAATTAGGTTTCATCGCCCAGGAGATGGGCCGCGAGATCAACACGATGGGGTCGAAGGCCAACGAATCGAACATCCAGATTCTCGTCGTCAAGATGAAGGATGAATTGGAAAAGATCAAAGAGCAGGTATTGAATATCTTGTAA
- the gmk gene encoding guanylate kinase, translating into MGKVIIFSAPSGSGKTTIVRHLLERYPQLEFSVSATSRTPRGQERDGVDYYFLSQEEFAKAVAENRFVEWEEVYKGTCYGTLRSEVERIWAKGHVIVFDVDVIGGINLKRIFGDDACSVFIMPPSIEELRRRLVGRGTDAPEVIERRVAKAEFELTKAPEFDHVVVNDCLEEAVGGTCGILDQFIAR; encoded by the coding sequence ATGGGTAAGGTAATCATCTTTTCGGCCCCGAGCGGCTCGGGCAAAACCACGATCGTCCGGCATCTGCTGGAACGCTACCCCCAGTTGGAATTCTCCGTATCGGCGACCAGCCGCACACCCCGCGGACAGGAGCGCGACGGGGTGGACTACTATTTCCTCTCGCAGGAGGAGTTCGCCAAGGCCGTGGCCGAAAACCGCTTCGTGGAGTGGGAGGAGGTCTACAAAGGCACCTGCTACGGCACGCTGCGCAGCGAAGTCGAACGCATCTGGGCCAAGGGCCACGTGATCGTCTTCGACGTGGACGTGATCGGCGGCATCAACCTCAAGCGTATCTTCGGCGACGACGCCTGCTCGGTGTTCATCATGCCGCCCTCGATCGAGGAGCTGCGCCGGCGGCTCGTCGGCCGCGGCACCGACGCTCCGGAGGTGATCGAACGCCGCGTGGCCAAGGCCGAATTCGAACTGACGAAAGCCCCGGAGTTCGACCATGTGGTCGTCAACGACTGCCTCGAAGAGGCCGTGGGGGGCACCTGCGGCATCCTCGACCAATTTATCGCGCGGTAG
- the nadD gene encoding nicotinate (nicotinamide) nucleotide adenylyltransferase, with the protein MKRVMLYFGSFNPVHKGHIALAEYAVRQALCDEVVLIVSPQSPYKAADELAPEMDRFEMAEIACAASEYPDRIKPSVVEFLLPKPSYTIDTLRYLKENFGSGMEFSILIGSDQIARLDGWKEYEKILEYPVYVYPRRDKPAKGFEGRITLLTDAPLQDFASTDVRDRIGRGEDTSEMLDEGVAAYIRRKGLWSPASRIAALTARIAEAPDDTELYIERGRLHYRLGEWGPALNDFNRVLALDEGHVEARQFARMVQEILEFRYKDIYNP; encoded by the coding sequence ATGAAACGGGTGATGCTCTATTTCGGGTCGTTCAACCCCGTGCACAAAGGCCATATCGCGCTGGCGGAATACGCCGTCCGGCAAGCGCTGTGCGACGAAGTCGTGCTGATCGTCTCGCCGCAGAGCCCCTACAAGGCCGCCGACGAACTGGCCCCCGAAATGGACCGTTTCGAAATGGCCGAAATCGCCTGCGCAGCCTCGGAATACCCCGACCGGATCAAACCTTCGGTCGTGGAGTTTCTGCTTCCGAAACCCTCATACACAATAGATACCCTGCGTTACCTGAAGGAAAACTTCGGGTCCGGCATGGAGTTCTCGATCCTGATTGGCAGCGACCAGATCGCCCGGCTCGACGGCTGGAAAGAGTACGAAAAAATCCTCGAATATCCCGTCTACGTCTACCCGCGGCGGGACAAGCCGGCGAAAGGATTCGAGGGGCGCATCACGCTGCTGACGGACGCCCCTTTGCAGGATTTCGCCTCGACGGACGTGCGCGACCGCATCGGGCGGGGCGAGGACACCTCGGAGATGCTCGACGAGGGCGTCGCAGCCTACATCCGCCGCAAAGGGCTGTGGAGCCCCGCATCGCGCATCGCCGCCCTTACGGCACGGATCGCCGAAGCCCCGGACGATACGGAGCTCTACATCGAGCGCGGCAGACTCCATTACCGGCTGGGCGAGTGGGGCCCGGCCCTCAACGACTTCAACCGCGTGCTGGCGCTCGACGAGGGACACGTCGAGGCCCGGCAGTTCGCCCGGATGGTGCAGGAAATACTGGAATTCAGATACAAAGACATATACAACCCCTGA